Proteins encoded in a region of the Halioglobus maricola genome:
- the rmuC gene encoding DNA recombination protein RmuC — MEQIDQQLLLIAAASAVGGIAIGLVIGLLRGQSTADRLRNEHRENSEALQLELADANRQVTARSVELEQLQGQLQERVTRWNHAQSELDTLNQRYQSLQHDYTRLKTQQEERDSQHEEQIKLLNEARDNLKLEFQSLAVKIFEDKGKNLTATNRDSLEQLLKPFREQINKFETRVNQVHTESVKGQTALEAEIKKVLEIGLEMNSQATNLATALKGDKKTAGNWGEAQLQRTLELAGLIQGDHFDSQSSFTDAEGKRRLPDFVIKLPDRKSLVIDSKVSLVDYDRAISAETEEEQAAALEAHARAVRNHIDDLASKDYSNLPGLDSPDFVLMFMPVEPAYIEAMKHNRDLFNYGYQKQVVMVSHTTLMPILRTVANLWMIDQSNREAREISTKAGEIYNQVCLVAERMQKLGKTMKSANNHYNDVVKGLAGQQGLHGKIDRFRQLSSKASKNLEELEPIHTDIELEKLEAIELAQLEEEEKPTLEVVSSTHPED; from the coding sequence ATGGAACAGATAGACCAACAATTACTGCTCATCGCTGCGGCCTCCGCCGTCGGCGGCATCGCCATCGGCCTGGTCATTGGCCTGCTGCGGGGGCAAAGCACCGCAGATCGGCTGCGAAACGAGCATCGCGAAAACAGCGAGGCTCTGCAACTCGAACTCGCCGATGCCAACCGGCAGGTCACTGCCCGCAGCGTCGAGCTGGAACAACTTCAAGGCCAGTTACAAGAACGTGTAACCCGATGGAACCACGCTCAATCCGAACTGGATACTCTCAACCAGCGCTATCAATCCCTGCAGCACGACTACACACGGCTAAAAACACAGCAGGAAGAGCGTGACAGCCAGCATGAAGAACAAATCAAACTGCTGAACGAGGCGCGCGACAACCTGAAACTGGAATTCCAGAGCCTCGCGGTAAAAATATTTGAAGACAAGGGCAAGAACCTCACCGCCACCAACCGCGATTCGCTGGAACAATTACTCAAGCCCTTCCGGGAGCAGATCAACAAGTTCGAGACGCGCGTCAACCAGGTACACACTGAATCGGTGAAGGGTCAGACCGCTCTGGAAGCCGAAATCAAGAAAGTGCTGGAGATCGGGCTGGAAATGAATTCCCAGGCAACCAACCTGGCCACCGCATTGAAAGGCGACAAGAAAACCGCGGGCAACTGGGGTGAAGCCCAACTGCAGCGCACCCTCGAGCTGGCCGGTCTCATTCAAGGCGACCACTTTGACTCTCAATCCAGTTTTACCGACGCGGAGGGAAAACGCCGCCTGCCAGATTTCGTGATCAAACTGCCCGACCGAAAAAGCCTGGTCATCGACAGCAAGGTATCACTGGTGGACTACGACCGGGCAATTTCCGCGGAAACCGAGGAAGAACAGGCCGCAGCCTTGGAAGCCCACGCTCGCGCCGTGCGCAATCACATCGATGATCTCGCTTCCAAGGATTACTCCAACCTGCCGGGGCTGGACAGCCCCGATTTTGTACTGATGTTCATGCCAGTGGAACCGGCTTATATCGAGGCAATGAAGCACAACCGGGACCTGTTTAACTACGGCTACCAAAAACAGGTTGTGATGGTGTCTCACACCACGCTGATGCCCATTCTGCGGACCGTCGCCAATCTGTGGATGATCGACCAGAGCAACCGCGAGGCGCGCGAGATCAGTACCAAGGCCGGAGAAATCTACAACCAGGTGTGCCTCGTGGCAGAGCGTATGCAGAAATTGGGCAAGACCATGAAGTCCGCCAACAACCACTACAACGACGTGGTGAAAGGATTGGCAGGGCAGCAGGGCTTGCACGGCAAGATCGATCGCTTCCGCCAGCTCTCCAGCAAAGCCAGTAAAAATCTGGAAGAGCTGGAGCCCATCCACACCGATATTGAACTGGAAAAACTTGAGGCCATTGAGCTAGCCCAACTAGAGGAAGAAGAGAAACCCACTCTGGAGGTCGTTTCTTCTACCCACCCGGAAGATTGA
- the gmhB gene encoding D-glycero-beta-D-manno-heptose 1,7-bisphosphate 7-phosphatase, whose amino-acid sequence MPLLILDRDGVINYDSDDYIRSLADWKPIPGSIEAIVKASKAGYQVAIATNQSGLSRGYFTLDTLEDIHQHLCQLVEEQGGSIAGIFYCPHLPNEGCACRKPGTALLQAMESELGESAANAWFVGDSLKDLQAARGYGCQPALVTTGKGLKTQAQLDKPDVELASPTSVPVYPDLASAVDAILSA is encoded by the coding sequence ATGCCCCTGCTCATTCTCGACCGCGATGGCGTCATCAATTACGACAGCGATGACTACATCCGGTCCCTGGCTGACTGGAAACCGATTCCCGGCAGTATCGAGGCCATCGTCAAAGCCAGTAAAGCTGGCTATCAGGTCGCGATTGCCACTAATCAGTCTGGCTTGAGCCGGGGTTACTTCACCCTCGATACACTCGAAGACATCCATCAACATCTGTGCCAGCTGGTAGAAGAGCAGGGCGGTTCCATCGCCGGCATCTTCTACTGCCCGCACCTGCCGAATGAAGGTTGCGCATGCCGCAAGCCCGGCACCGCTTTGCTCCAGGCAATGGAAAGTGAACTTGGGGAAAGTGCGGCTAATGCCTGGTTTGTCGGCGACAGCCTGAAGGATCTCCAGGCCGCCAGGGGCTATGGCTGTCAACCCGCACTCGTGACCACGGGTAAGGGCCTGAAAACACAGGCGCAACTCGACAAACCCGATGTTGAGCTGGCATCACCGACATCCGTCCCGGTTTACCCGGACCTCGCATCAGCCGTAGACGCCATTCTCTCTGCCTGA
- the glyS gene encoding glycine--tRNA ligase subunit beta yields MSTETLLIELGTEELPPKALKSLGLAFRDGIVAGLAQRELKHGDVQWFASPRRLAVQIAEVQVRAADKDLELLGPPADRAKDADDNWTPAAAGFARKQGVEPEALVEIDTPKGVRLGLRKTEAGAATSDCLNDIITDSIAGLPIPKRMRWGASRVEFVRPVHWIVAMLGQKSDHGEILGLSTGNTTRGHRFHSSGEIVLARPEDYVDALKSAKVVANFAERQEMIREQVEVEASALNATAVIDNDLLDEVTGLVEWPVALTGSFEERFLDVPAEALVSSMKEHQKYFHLVDDEGKLKPNFITLSNIESTDPVQVIAGNERVIRPRLADAAFFFETDKKSTLESRIEKLESVVFQNKLGTVADKSRRVQALAGWLADQLGAPKALAERAALLSKTDLVTDMVLEFSDMQGIAGSYYAVHDGEDKDVASALAQQYWPKFAGDRLPETATSCALGLADRLDTLVGIFGIGQPPTGSKDPFALRRASLAVLRIIVEKNLDLDLRECLAHAAAQYPEGVIADGTTEQVLDYMIERFRAWYEEENIPVEVFRAVSARKLSKPLDIQRRVHAVHSFSQLPEAAALAAANKRVSNILGKLDDHHQFGDVSANLLAEPEEISLSEKLSELEGTARDLIAEDNYSEALASLAVLREPVDAFFDGVMVNAEDEELRNNRLNLLKALRDLFLEVADISQLAVAK; encoded by the coding sequence ATGAGCACTGAAACGCTGCTGATCGAACTGGGCACCGAAGAGCTGCCCCCCAAAGCACTGAAGTCACTGGGCCTCGCGTTCCGCGATGGTATTGTGGCCGGGCTCGCGCAACGGGAACTGAAGCACGGTGACGTACAGTGGTTCGCGTCTCCCCGCCGTCTGGCAGTACAGATTGCCGAAGTACAGGTGAGAGCGGCAGACAAGGACCTGGAACTGCTGGGCCCACCCGCCGACCGGGCCAAAGACGCCGATGACAATTGGACTCCCGCCGCGGCCGGTTTCGCCCGCAAACAGGGTGTTGAGCCGGAAGCTCTGGTGGAAATTGACACCCCCAAAGGCGTGCGCCTGGGCCTGCGCAAGACCGAAGCGGGCGCGGCTACCTCTGACTGCCTGAACGACATCATCACTGACTCCATCGCCGGACTCCCCATACCCAAGCGCATGCGTTGGGGAGCCAGCCGAGTTGAATTCGTGCGCCCGGTGCACTGGATTGTCGCCATGCTCGGCCAGAAATCCGACCACGGCGAAATACTGGGCCTGAGCACAGGTAATACCACCCGCGGTCACCGCTTCCACTCCTCTGGAGAGATCGTTCTCGCTCGCCCCGAAGACTATGTAGATGCGCTTAAATCGGCGAAAGTAGTCGCCAACTTCGCCGAACGTCAGGAAATGATCCGCGAACAGGTTGAAGTGGAAGCCAGCGCACTGAACGCCACCGCAGTTATCGACAACGACTTGCTCGATGAGGTAACCGGGCTCGTCGAGTGGCCAGTTGCACTAACAGGTTCCTTTGAGGAACGCTTCCTGGACGTCCCGGCGGAAGCCCTCGTGTCTTCCATGAAAGAGCACCAGAAGTACTTTCACCTGGTAGATGATGAGGGCAAGCTAAAGCCCAACTTCATCACGCTGTCCAATATAGAGAGCACCGATCCGGTGCAAGTGATCGCCGGGAACGAACGCGTGATTCGTCCGCGCCTGGCAGATGCGGCTTTCTTCTTCGAGACTGACAAGAAGAGCACATTGGAAAGCCGTATCGAGAAACTCGAAAGCGTCGTATTTCAGAACAAACTGGGTACCGTCGCAGACAAGTCTCGCCGCGTACAGGCTCTCGCGGGATGGCTGGCAGATCAGCTTGGCGCGCCAAAAGCGCTCGCAGAGCGTGCAGCGCTACTGAGTAAAACCGACCTCGTCACCGATATGGTGCTCGAGTTCTCCGACATGCAGGGCATCGCGGGTTCCTATTACGCGGTACACGATGGCGAGGACAAAGACGTCGCCTCGGCACTGGCCCAACAATACTGGCCCAAATTCGCCGGTGACCGCCTGCCGGAAACTGCGACAAGCTGCGCCCTGGGTCTGGCCGACAGGCTGGACACCCTTGTGGGTATCTTTGGTATCGGCCAGCCACCTACCGGCTCCAAGGATCCGTTCGCCTTGCGCCGAGCCTCATTGGCAGTACTGCGTATTATCGTCGAGAAAAACCTGGATCTGGATTTACGCGAATGCCTGGCGCACGCGGCTGCCCAGTATCCTGAAGGTGTCATCGCAGACGGCACGACCGAACAAGTGCTCGACTACATGATCGAGCGATTCCGTGCCTGGTACGAAGAAGAGAATATTCCGGTAGAGGTATTCAGAGCTGTAAGCGCCCGCAAGCTGAGCAAGCCTCTGGACATTCAGCGCCGGGTTCACGCAGTTCACAGCTTCAGCCAATTGCCGGAGGCCGCCGCGCTGGCCGCCGCCAACAAAAGGGTATCCAACATCCTCGGCAAGCTCGATGACCATCACCAATTCGGCGATGTGAGCGCAAACTTACTTGCAGAGCCCGAGGAAATAAGCCTGTCTGAAAAACTCTCCGAACTGGAAGGCACCGCGCGCGATTTGATCGCCGAAGACAATTACAGTGAGGCGCTCGCCAGCCTGGCGGTCCTGCGTGAACCGGTAGACGCCTTTTTTGATGGCGTGATGGTTAACGCCGAAGACGAAGAGCTGCGCAACAATCGCCTCAACCTGCTCAAGGCTCTGCGGGACCTGTTCCTGGAAGTCGCGGACATCTCGCAGCTGGCGGTCGCGAAGTAA
- the glyQ gene encoding glycine--tRNA ligase subunit alpha, which yields MADNPEKILTFQEIILKLQQFWADQGCVVLQPLDMEVGAGTFHPATFLRAVGPESWNAAYVQPSRRPTDGRYGENPNRLQHYYQFQVVMKPSPAEFQQLYLESLAALGVDTAVHDIRFVEDNWESPTLGAWGLGWEVWLNGMEVTQFTYFQQAGGIECYPVTGEITYGIERIAMYLQGVNSIYDLVWADGPAGKVTYGDVFHQNEVEMSRYNFEEADVEQLFSFFDHCEKEALRLVEKSLPLPAYEMVMKASHTFNLLDARHAISVTERQRFILRVRTLARGVAQAYFDARAALGFPMAEEGIRKEVLDRIAAEASA from the coding sequence GTGGCAGACAACCCCGAAAAAATTCTTACTTTTCAAGAAATTATCTTGAAGCTACAGCAGTTCTGGGCCGATCAGGGCTGCGTCGTACTGCAACCTCTGGACATGGAGGTGGGTGCCGGCACTTTTCACCCCGCCACCTTCCTGCGAGCCGTGGGCCCGGAAAGCTGGAACGCAGCCTATGTGCAGCCCAGCCGTCGCCCTACCGATGGCCGCTATGGCGAGAACCCCAATCGCCTGCAGCACTACTACCAGTTTCAGGTTGTTATGAAGCCGTCGCCGGCTGAATTCCAGCAGTTATATCTGGAGTCGCTGGCCGCCCTGGGCGTCGACACTGCCGTGCACGATATTCGCTTTGTGGAAGACAACTGGGAATCGCCCACGCTGGGGGCCTGGGGCCTGGGTTGGGAAGTGTGGCTCAATGGTATGGAAGTCACCCAGTTCACCTACTTCCAGCAGGCGGGCGGCATCGAGTGCTATCCGGTCACTGGCGAAATCACCTACGGCATCGAGCGTATCGCCATGTATCTGCAGGGCGTTAACAGCATTTACGACCTGGTATGGGCCGACGGCCCTGCCGGTAAAGTGACCTACGGCGACGTGTTCCACCAGAACGAAGTCGAGATGTCTCGCTACAACTTTGAAGAAGCCGATGTGGAGCAACTGTTCAGCTTCTTTGATCACTGTGAAAAAGAGGCCCTGCGTCTGGTAGAAAAAAGCCTGCCGCTGCCAGCCTACGAGATGGTGATGAAAGCCTCTCATACGTTTAACCTTCTCGACGCTCGCCACGCCATTTCGGTGACAGAGCGCCAGCGCTTTATTCTGCGAGTACGCACCTTGGCCCGCGGAGTCGCGCAGGCTTACTTTGACGCCCGCGCGGCACTGGGTTTCCCGATGGCGGAAGAGGGTATTCGCAAAGAAGTACTGGATCGCATTGCAGCGGAGGCAAGCGCATGA
- a CDS encoding lysophospholipid acyltransferase family protein: MNGIKAALVKLVLHFFALLPLSWARALGRAAVSVYWPFGGRSRRVTERNIELAYPELSEAEQAAMALASLRETGALAGELGHVWLRSWEYVQQLILRVDGSELITEAQQQGRGVIVLAPHLGNWEVVGLHTGTLGSMVSLYEPPKLEAIGPMIESARQRSGATLVPTDSRGLVKLLRSVKGGKISGILPDQAPGDVASGENIPFMGVPCFTPTLANNMIRRTGALAVFGFAERVPGGFSVRYFPAEDAIYDEDNAISLAALNRGVEKCLRHCDTQYQWEYKRFRVRPKNGPGVYDDL, from the coding sequence ATGAATGGCATTAAAGCGGCCCTGGTCAAGTTGGTGCTGCACTTCTTTGCCCTGCTTCCCCTGTCTTGGGCGAGAGCTCTCGGCCGTGCCGCAGTGTCTGTCTACTGGCCTTTTGGTGGGCGTAGCCGCAGGGTCACCGAGCGCAATATCGAACTGGCGTACCCTGAACTGAGCGAGGCAGAGCAAGCTGCCATGGCATTGGCCAGCCTGCGCGAAACTGGCGCTCTAGCGGGTGAATTGGGCCATGTTTGGTTGCGTTCCTGGGAGTATGTGCAGCAGCTGATTCTAAGAGTCGACGGTAGCGAGCTCATTACCGAGGCTCAGCAACAGGGCCGTGGCGTTATTGTGCTGGCACCTCATCTGGGTAACTGGGAGGTCGTAGGCTTGCACACGGGGACCCTGGGCAGCATGGTTTCGCTGTATGAGCCGCCTAAACTGGAAGCCATCGGCCCGATGATCGAAAGCGCTCGCCAGCGTTCCGGGGCAACACTGGTACCCACGGATAGTCGCGGCCTGGTTAAACTGCTGCGCAGCGTCAAGGGCGGCAAGATTTCCGGGATTCTCCCGGACCAGGCCCCGGGTGATGTTGCCTCCGGTGAAAATATTCCCTTTATGGGTGTGCCCTGTTTTACCCCAACTCTGGCGAACAACATGATTCGGCGTACGGGAGCGCTCGCGGTATTCGGGTTTGCCGAGCGGGTGCCGGGCGGTTTTAGCGTGCGCTATTTCCCCGCCGAAGATGCTATCTATGACGAAGACAATGCCATCTCACTGGCCGCGTTAAATCGTGGTGTGGAGAAGTGCCTGCGCCACTGTGACACCCAGTACCAGTGGGAATACAAGCGGTTCCGGGTGCGGCCCAAAAATGGCCCCGGCGTTTACGACGATTTGTAA